One window from the genome of Oenanthe melanoleuca isolate GR-GAL-2019-014 unplaced genomic scaffold, OMel1.0 S445, whole genome shotgun sequence encodes:
- the LOC130266993 gene encoding venom plasminogen activator Haly-PA-like → VPQCPHVPVSVCPQGDSGGPLLCGGQLQAVVSWGEHPCGQRGRPGVYARVQPELAWIRAVIGADGAATGPGCGPQ, encoded by the coding sequence gtcccccagtgtccccatgtccctgtgtccgtctgtccccaGGGTGACTCGGGGGGTCCCCTGCTCTGCGGGGGGCAGCTCCAGGCCGTGGTGTCCTGGGGCGAGCACCCCTGTGGTCAGCGGGGCCGGCCGGGCGTCTACGCGCGCGTGCAGCCCGAGCTGGCCTGGATCCGCGCGGTCATCGGCGCCGACGGCGCGGCCACCGGCCCCGGCTGTGGCCCCCAGTGA